A section of the Pueribacillus theae genome encodes:
- a CDS encoding bifunctional 3-deoxy-7-phosphoheptulonate synthase/chorismate mutase gives MGNVELEQLREQLDDVNLKLLELINKRAELVQEIGNVKKVQGVNRFDPVRERDMLDLIAEKNEGPFETSTLQHIFKEIFKASLELQEDDHRKALLVSRKKQSENTIVTIKGETVGDGIQRVIAGPCSVESYDQVNEVAKAIKKQGLKFLRGGAYKPRTSPYDFQGLGEEGLKILKQIGDELDLAVISEIVTPNDIEKALDYIDVIQIGARNMQNFELLKAAGSVNKPVLLKRGLSATIEEFINAAEYIISNGNGQIMLCERGIRTYEKATRNTLDISAVPILKKETHLPVAVDVTHSTGRRDLLLPTAKAALAIGADIVMAEVHPDPAVALSDSAQQMDIEQFEHFMDELRASGLYKDVTKSSAV, from the coding sequence ATGGGAAACGTTGAACTTGAACAGCTGCGGGAACAGCTTGATGATGTAAACCTTAAGCTTTTGGAACTTATTAATAAGCGGGCGGAATTGGTTCAAGAAATAGGCAATGTTAAAAAGGTGCAAGGAGTGAATCGTTTCGATCCTGTGAGGGAAAGGGATATGCTTGATTTAATTGCAGAAAAAAACGAAGGCCCTTTTGAAACATCGACGTTACAGCATATTTTCAAAGAAATTTTTAAAGCTAGCCTAGAACTTCAAGAAGATGACCACCGGAAAGCATTGCTTGTATCGCGTAAAAAACAATCTGAAAATACGATTGTTACGATCAAGGGAGAAACTGTAGGAGACGGCATTCAGCGCGTTATTGCTGGCCCTTGTTCTGTCGAAAGTTACGATCAGGTCAATGAAGTCGCCAAAGCGATCAAAAAGCAAGGGCTTAAATTTTTGCGCGGCGGTGCTTATAAGCCTAGAACATCCCCATACGATTTCCAAGGTCTAGGGGAAGAAGGCTTGAAAATCTTAAAACAAATCGGTGACGAGTTAGATTTAGCGGTTATCAGCGAAATCGTTACACCAAACGATATTGAAAAAGCGCTCGATTACATTGATGTGATTCAAATTGGCGCCCGGAATATGCAAAACTTTGAACTGCTAAAAGCAGCCGGTTCTGTGAACAAACCAGTTTTATTAAAAAGAGGCCTCTCAGCAACAATTGAAGAGTTCATCAATGCAGCAGAATACATTATTTCTAACGGAAACGGCCAAATCATGCTTTGCGAGAGAGGTATAAGAACGTACGAGAAAGCAACGAGAAATACACTCGATATCTCAGCCGTTCCAATCTTAAAGAAAGAAACACATTTACCTGTTGCTGTTGACGTCACACATTCCACTGGCCGCCGTGATCTTCTTCTCCCAACTGCGAAAGCGGCGCTTGCCATTGGTGCTGATATTGTGATGGCGGAAGTCCACCCTGATCCTGCAGTGGCATTGTCTGATTCGGCACAACAAATGGATATTGAACAATTTGAACATTTCATGGACGAGTTAAGGGCCTCTGGATTGTACAAAGATGTGACAAAGTCTTCTGCCGTATAA
- a CDS encoding YtxH domain-containing protein: protein MSDNNLKSKDFLTGVIVGSIVGAVSALLLAPKSGKEMRSDLNEQASVMKERSLQLKDTAVEKGTEWISVAKEKSSDIAKTVSDQSSQVASKVKDITGQIKSNMDSGSSPLTSENPFLEDSNESIVSTNTTATPTDDVSKMDE from the coding sequence ATGAGTGATAACAATTTAAAAAGCAAAGACTTTTTAACGGGTGTAATTGTAGGAAGCATCGTTGGAGCGGTATCCGCTTTATTGCTGGCACCAAAGTCAGGGAAAGAGATGCGCAGTGATTTAAATGAACAAGCAAGCGTAATGAAAGAACGTTCGTTGCAGCTTAAGGATACGGCGGTTGAAAAAGGGACTGAATGGATCTCTGTTGCCAAAGAAAAGTCTTCAGATATCGCCAAAACTGTTTCTGATCAATCGTCACAAGTGGCCAGTAAAGTAAAAGATATTACAGGCCAAATTAAGTCGAATATGGACAGCGGAAGCAGCCCGCTTACAAGTGAAAACCCATTTCTCGAAGATTCAAATGAATCGATTGTTTCCACAAATACAACAGCCACCCCAACAGATGATGTAAGTAAAATGGATGAATGA
- a CDS encoding DUF948 domain-containing protein translates to MIWILYISALIVAVAFAVLVIFIVQTLKSLRITLDNVATTVDSLEKQLNGITVETTELLHKTNKLAEDIQEKSLALNSVVDRVKDVGNSLGTLNQSFRNISNQVVAGSERYSEQVEKAVEWTGALMRIWQQWKVKKKATDQYIGVEEK, encoded by the coding sequence TTGATTTGGATTCTCTATATAAGCGCGCTAATTGTTGCGGTTGCCTTTGCAGTATTAGTTATATTTATCGTGCAAACATTGAAATCATTAAGAATAACCCTCGATAATGTCGCCACGACGGTGGACAGTTTAGAAAAACAGCTAAATGGCATTACTGTGGAAACTACTGAGCTTTTACATAAAACAAATAAGCTTGCAGAAGATATTCAAGAAAAGTCGTTAGCTTTAAATTCTGTTGTTGATCGAGTAAAAGATGTAGGAAATTCACTCGGGACGCTCAACCAGTCGTTTCGAAACATCTCTAACCAAGTTGTAGCAGGGAGCGAAAGATATTCGGAACAAGTCGAAAAGGCTGTTGAATGGACCGGGGCTCTCATGAGGATTTGGCAACAATGGAAAGTGAAAAAGAAAGCAACTGATCAATATATAGGGGTTGAAGAAAAATAA
- the murC gene encoding UDP-N-acetylmuramate--L-alanine ligase, which yields MTTFHFVGIKGTGMSALAQILNDMNENVQGSDIGKYFFTQEALEKKNIPILPFDKDNIKTGQIVIAGNAFGEDHVEIVEAKKRNLPVYRYHEFIGEFIRKFTSIAVTGSHGKTSTTGLLTHVLGHAKSTSYLIGDGTGAGRENSEYFVFEACEYRRHFLAYHPDYAIMTNIDFDHPDYFEDIDDVFDAFQEMAKQVGKAIIAFGDDPYLQKIQANVPVVFYGFNEENDFQASNITTTVQGTSFDVFVRNTFYGSFQIPMHGNHNVSNALAVIALCHYEGIEIEKIQEQLKAFKGVKRRFNERVFHNQILIDDYAHHPAEITATIDAAKKKYPDKEIVAIFQPHTFSRTKTFLNEFAESLSHADAVYLCDIFGSAREHEGSLSIEDLKNKIPHSHLVHEESIGDLKKHDSGVLIFMGAGDIQKYQKAYEKL from the coding sequence ATGACGACATTCCATTTCGTTGGAATAAAAGGTACCGGGATGAGCGCACTCGCTCAAATTTTAAATGATATGAATGAAAATGTTCAAGGCTCAGATATCGGCAAATATTTTTTTACACAGGAAGCCCTAGAGAAAAAAAATATTCCAATCCTTCCATTTGATAAAGACAATATAAAAACGGGACAAATTGTAATTGCTGGCAACGCATTTGGGGAAGATCACGTTGAAATTGTCGAAGCCAAGAAACGCAATCTTCCAGTGTACCGTTATCATGAATTTATTGGGGAATTTATACGTAAATTTACAAGCATTGCTGTCACCGGAAGCCATGGAAAAACATCAACAACAGGACTGCTTACGCACGTTCTTGGCCATGCAAAATCAACATCCTATTTGATTGGCGATGGAACGGGAGCAGGCAGGGAAAACAGTGAATATTTTGTCTTTGAAGCTTGTGAATATCGCCGGCATTTTTTAGCTTATCATCCCGATTATGCGATTATGACGAATATTGATTTCGACCATCCAGACTATTTCGAGGACATCGATGACGTTTTTGATGCATTCCAAGAGATGGCTAAACAAGTGGGAAAAGCGATCATTGCTTTCGGAGATGATCCTTATTTGCAAAAAATCCAGGCGAATGTTCCTGTTGTCTTTTACGGATTTAATGAGGAAAATGATTTCCAAGCGAGTAATATTACGACCACTGTTCAAGGAACCAGCTTTGATGTGTTTGTCCGTAATACGTTTTACGGTTCTTTTCAAATTCCAATGCATGGAAATCATAATGTCTCCAATGCTCTTGCTGTTATTGCACTTTGCCACTATGAGGGAATTGAAATTGAAAAGATTCAAGAACAGCTTAAAGCATTCAAAGGAGTAAAACGGCGTTTTAATGAAAGAGTGTTCCATAATCAAATCCTCATTGATGACTACGCCCATCATCCAGCAGAAATAACGGCAACAATCGACGCCGCAAAGAAAAAGTATCCTGATAAGGAAATTGTCGCTATTTTTCAGCCGCATACTTTTTCAAGAACGAAAACATTCCTGAACGAATTTGCCGAAAGTTTGTCACATGCAGATGCTGTTTACTTATGTGATATTTTTGGCTCAGCAAGGGAGCATGAAGGCAGTCTGTCCATTGAAGATTTAAAAAACAAAATTCCACATTCACATTTAGTCCATGAAGAGTCAATCGGTGATTTAAAAAAACATGATAGCGGCGTCCTCATTTTTATGGGTGCAGGCGACATTCAAAAATATCAGAAAGCATACGAAAAGCTATAA
- a CDS encoding nicotinate phosphoribosyltransferase, with protein MKEIELKLKGKIKRLTNKTFKFDSRVGEGWFSAVYFLKTSEIARLHRPNANVTMQFFQKTDDAVLCGTDEAIALVQTFAKNTDELEVMSLKDGDKISAFETVMTISGPYQNFGFLEGMIDGILARRTSVATNVYKVSKAASYSGIQKPIIFMGDRDDHFTQQAGDGYAAYIGGSTAQATHAMNEWWGKEGMGTMPHALIQLFQGDVVEATKAYYKTFPEDELMALVDYNNDVITDSLRVAREFKEKLKAVRVDTSRTMVDQFFCRNQEMLGSFDPRGVSPELIFALRKALDAEGFNHVKIVASGGFNEERILEFEKKNVPVDMYGVGSSLLKINIGFTGDNVLLNGEPQAKAGRKYRPNPRLEKVDL; from the coding sequence ATGAAAGAAATCGAACTAAAGCTTAAAGGAAAAATTAAGCGCCTAACGAATAAAACGTTCAAATTTGATAGCAGGGTTGGAGAGGGTTGGTTTTCAGCTGTTTATTTTTTGAAAACGAGTGAAATCGCGAGGCTTCATCGTCCCAATGCAAACGTAACGATGCAATTTTTTCAAAAAACGGATGATGCTGTGTTATGTGGTACAGATGAAGCGATTGCACTCGTCCAAACGTTCGCAAAAAATACTGATGAACTCGAAGTGATGTCATTAAAAGATGGGGATAAAATTTCTGCTTTTGAAACGGTCATGACAATTTCCGGGCCTTATCAAAATTTTGGCTTTCTTGAGGGAATGATTGATGGCATTCTTGCAAGAAGAACATCAGTAGCTACCAATGTTTATAAAGTATCAAAAGCAGCCTCTTATTCCGGCATTCAAAAGCCGATTATTTTTATGGGAGACAGAGACGACCATTTCACCCAGCAAGCAGGCGATGGCTACGCGGCATATATTGGAGGCTCCACCGCCCAAGCGACCCACGCCATGAACGAGTGGTGGGGGAAAGAAGGAATGGGGACGATGCCGCATGCATTGATTCAGCTTTTTCAAGGGGACGTTGTGGAAGCGACGAAGGCCTATTACAAGACTTTCCCTGAAGACGAATTAATGGCACTCGTTGATTATAATAATGATGTCATCACTGATTCCCTTCGGGTGGCACGTGAATTTAAAGAGAAATTAAAAGCTGTACGTGTAGATACATCCAGAACAATGGTTGATCAATTTTTTTGCCGAAACCAGGAAATGCTTGGCAGCTTTGATCCAAGAGGCGTCAGTCCTGAACTTATTTTTGCGCTCCGCAAAGCATTGGATGCGGAAGGTTTTAATCATGTAAAAATTGTTGCAAGCGGCGGGTTTAATGAAGAGAGAATATTGGAATTTGAAAAGAAAAATGTCCCGGTCGATATGTACGGCGTCGGGAGCAGTCTGCTTAAAATCAACATCGGCTTTACAGGAGATAATGTATTGTTAAACGGTGAACCGCAAGCGAAAGCGGGAAGGAAATACCGCCCAAACCCAAGATTGGAAAAGGTGGACTTATAA
- a CDS encoding DNA translocase FtsK, producing MEKWWKKLWKLMFGDEEEEDGPERQSIRPRRFPISEHENNAKVIHEYPKGNFRFPLIPDKEKAQTDEKSFHTHRKMPSQQEKEKFGGKDFKVSNVPSPIFGFGERYTFEPFPTKEKQANEEMGEPTIHEVNDEEAEDESLQPIIQEAEPVDEEKGGRNNVQLNAEKESNEINEELKTEENRAHGPEEKELQNATPLRNSQAKNELPKANASRIGQSVPVQNQPAPVPYNVMMFKADRSRIYYFPKLQLLDSPVRKKEDSLPWLEEQKKLLNETFKNFNVNAVVVNAVKGPSVTRFEVQPSPGVKVSKITNLSDDIKLSLSAKEIRIEAPIPGRNAIGIEVPNRSSQPVGLRDILESQAFQKHSSPLAAALGVDISGAPVVTDLRKMPHGLIAGATGSGKSVCINAILASLLYKANPDDVKLLLIDPKVVELAPYNELPHLVTPVVTDVKDATLALKWAVEEMELRYKKFAKLKVRDIDRYNESIKKNKNNDEKMPYIVIIIDELADLMMVSPQEVEDAICRIAQKARACGIHLLVATQRPSVDVITGLIKANIPTRIAFSVSSQVDSRTILDASGAEKLLGKGDMLFMENGSPKPIRLQGNFVSDEEIDRITEFIKKQRKPNYMIEMDELTSHSSDEHEDELFEEACEFIFEQGAASSSSLQRRFRIGYNRAARLIDLMEESGLVSKANGSKPRKLLMTKQEFLERMSKQA from the coding sequence ATGGAAAAATGGTGGAAAAAACTATGGAAACTCATGTTTGGCGATGAGGAGGAGGAAGACGGACCTGAAAGACAGAGCATCCGGCCCAGAAGATTTCCAATCTCAGAACACGAAAATAATGCAAAAGTGATTCACGAATATCCAAAAGGCAACTTTCGTTTTCCTCTCATACCAGATAAAGAAAAGGCGCAAACTGACGAGAAAAGTTTCCATACCCATCGAAAAATGCCTTCACAACAAGAAAAAGAAAAATTCGGAGGGAAGGATTTCAAAGTTTCAAATGTCCCTTCGCCTATTTTTGGTTTCGGAGAGCGTTACACATTCGAGCCATTCCCAACTAAGGAAAAACAGGCAAACGAAGAAATGGGCGAACCAACGATTCATGAAGTGAATGATGAGGAAGCTGAGGACGAAAGTCTTCAGCCTATCATTCAGGAAGCAGAACCTGTTGATGAAGAGAAGGGCGGACGTAACAATGTCCAATTGAATGCTGAAAAAGAGTCTAATGAAATCAACGAAGAATTAAAAACTGAAGAAAATAGAGCACATGGCCCAGAGGAAAAAGAATTGCAAAACGCAACTCCTTTAAGAAATAGCCAGGCGAAAAATGAGTTGCCTAAAGCAAATGCTTCCAGAATTGGCCAAAGTGTACCTGTTCAAAATCAACCGGCACCTGTTCCGTATAATGTGATGATGTTCAAGGCTGATCGCAGCCGCATTTACTATTTTCCGAAATTGCAATTGCTGGATTCACCTGTCCGGAAGAAAGAGGATAGTTTACCATGGTTGGAAGAACAGAAAAAGCTGCTAAATGAAACGTTTAAAAATTTCAATGTGAATGCAGTTGTCGTCAATGCGGTTAAAGGGCCGTCTGTCACAAGGTTTGAAGTTCAACCGAGTCCGGGTGTAAAAGTGAGCAAGATTACAAATTTATCGGATGATATTAAGCTTAGTTTGTCGGCAAAAGAAATACGGATTGAAGCACCGATACCTGGAAGAAACGCAATCGGCATTGAAGTCCCCAACCGCTCAAGCCAGCCTGTAGGATTAAGGGATATTCTTGAGAGCCAAGCTTTTCAAAAACATTCTTCTCCGCTTGCTGCCGCACTCGGTGTCGATATTTCGGGAGCGCCGGTTGTTACTGATTTAAGAAAAATGCCGCACGGATTAATTGCCGGTGCGACGGGTTCAGGAAAAAGCGTGTGCATTAACGCGATCTTGGCGAGCCTTTTATACAAAGCCAATCCGGATGATGTCAAGCTCTTGCTGATTGATCCGAAAGTCGTTGAACTTGCGCCATATAACGAACTTCCCCATCTCGTTACCCCTGTGGTGACAGATGTGAAAGACGCAACGCTTGCGCTTAAATGGGCAGTGGAAGAAATGGAGCTGCGGTATAAAAAGTTTGCCAAGTTAAAAGTGAGAGATATCGATCGCTATAATGAAAGCATTAAAAAGAATAAAAACAACGATGAAAAAATGCCTTACATCGTCATTATTATTGATGAGCTTGCCGATCTGATGATGGTATCCCCACAAGAAGTGGAAGACGCCATCTGCCGCATCGCCCAAAAGGCAAGAGCGTGCGGCATCCACCTTTTAGTAGCGACACAGCGCCCGTCTGTTGATGTGATCACAGGATTAATTAAGGCAAATATCCCGACAAGGATTGCATTTTCAGTTTCATCCCAAGTCGATTCGAGAACAATCCTTGATGCCAGTGGAGCTGAAAAGCTTCTCGGAAAAGGGGATATGCTTTTCATGGAAAATGGCTCCCCTAAACCAATCAGATTGCAAGGCAACTTTGTTTCTGACGAAGAGATAGATCGGATTACAGAATTTATAAAAAAACAGCGAAAACCAAATTATATGATTGAGATGGATGAATTAACATCCCACTCCAGTGATGAGCATGAAGATGAACTGTTTGAAGAGGCATGCGAGTTTATTTTCGAACAAGGCGCGGCTTCATCTTCAAGCCTTCAACGACGGTTCCGGATTGGCTATAATCGTGCCGCAAGATTAATTGACTTGATGGAAGAAAGCGGCCTTGTATCAAAAGCAAATGGAAGCAAACCTAGAAAACTGTTAATGACAAAGCAAGAGTTTCTCGAAAGAATGAGCAAGCAAGCATAG
- a CDS encoding DUF1444 domain-containing protein, which yields MKRKIEKRLSRSEWRFSYNKNDETMRIEDIHTKKGMTLSLNGLLTKWEENKDTYFDELIEHIEEAMKAMNEEQRLSGKEKAIFPVIRSTSFPTESNAGKKLIHDKHTAETAIFYALDLGKSYRLIDEGLLKEEGWEESMIKEAARFNLRSLDVKLREDTVAGNTFYFLNTNDGYDASRILNQPLLESMAEKAEGTLAIAVPHQDVLIFADIHNDTGYDVLGQMTMSFFASGRVPITALPFLYNGGELEPIFILAKNRPQKDK from the coding sequence ATGAAACGAAAAATTGAAAAGCGCCTTTCTCGTTCCGAATGGCGGTTTAGCTATAATAAAAATGACGAAACGATGCGAATTGAAGATATTCATACGAAAAAAGGAATGACCCTTTCTTTAAATGGTTTACTTACGAAGTGGGAAGAAAATAAAGATACATATTTTGATGAGTTGATTGAACATATTGAAGAAGCGATGAAAGCAATGAATGAAGAGCAGCGGCTTTCAGGAAAAGAAAAAGCCATTTTTCCTGTTATCCGTTCAACTTCTTTCCCAACTGAATCAAATGCAGGGAAAAAGCTAATCCATGATAAGCATACAGCTGAAACGGCGATATTCTATGCGCTTGATCTTGGAAAATCTTATCGATTAATTGACGAAGGGCTGCTTAAAGAAGAAGGTTGGGAAGAATCAATGATTAAGGAGGCAGCGCGATTTAATTTGCGTTCGCTTGACGTAAAATTGAGAGAGGATACAGTTGCGGGAAATACGTTTTATTTTTTAAACACGAATGATGGATACGATGCTAGCAGAATTTTAAATCAGCCATTGCTGGAATCAATGGCGGAAAAAGCTGAAGGAACATTGGCAATCGCTGTACCCCATCAAGATGTTTTAATCTTTGCCGATATACATAACGACACAGGCTACGATGTGCTTGGACAAATGACAATGTCCTTTTTTGCGAGTGGAAGAGTGCCAATAACAGCTTTGCCATTTTTGTACAATGGCGGGGAACTTGAACCTATCTTTATTTTAGCTAAAAACCGACCCCAAAAAGATAAATAA
- a CDS encoding sodium:solute symporter family protein, whose amino-acid sequence MTAAMVWWGVAIYVIVSLVLAYYSRTGKAVDMTDYFLGNRKMGGFVSALSYSATTYSAFMLVGLAGLTYAGGVGALGFELIYLAGVSLIVFFGPRFWLAGKKYGYVTPTEMLGDRYNSKAVAVVTSLASCIFLIPYSAVQLTGVGYLLSSMSDNVISFTTGVTIAAILAIVFTMIAGIRSVMWTDALQAIVMIVTATLVVLIVISTLGGFGTFFNTLATDHPGSLAVPGKGFFSFPTFLSLTLPWIFFCISNPQVSQRLYMPASFSSMRRMLLGFLVFGFIYTLVSIIWGYAALIKFPNLENADLATPTLLSSDVVPPVLALVVMLGIMAAAISTIDSIILTLSSLISRDVYRNAAKHATDKRQLLVGKIVIPIITILAYLFAQLQLDLIAVLSVSASAGLLVIVPAYVGVFFWKRGTAAGVLTSVVLSGLLVAFLELTKIKPFGYGSGVWGFLLSIVLFIAVSAVTSAPTEKANHFIHDLNSELRNKKRKTALSNHGKIV is encoded by the coding sequence AGCGTTAAGTTACAGTGCGACAACGTATAGTGCGTTTATGCTCGTAGGCCTTGCTGGATTAACTTATGCTGGCGGGGTTGGTGCGCTCGGTTTCGAATTGATTTATTTAGCTGGAGTAAGTTTAATTGTTTTTTTTGGCCCGCGCTTTTGGTTGGCAGGTAAAAAATATGGGTATGTTACCCCAACTGAAATGTTAGGGGATCGCTATAATAGTAAGGCGGTCGCTGTTGTTACTTCCCTTGCAAGTTGTATTTTTCTTATCCCTTATTCTGCTGTACAACTTACAGGTGTCGGCTATTTGCTTTCAAGTATGTCAGATAATGTCATTTCGTTTACGACAGGTGTAACGATTGCGGCCATTTTAGCGATTGTGTTTACGATGATTGCGGGAATTCGCTCGGTTATGTGGACAGATGCTCTTCAGGCGATTGTGATGATTGTGACTGCAACATTAGTAGTCCTTATCGTTATTAGTACATTGGGTGGGTTTGGAACATTTTTCAATACATTGGCTACTGACCATCCAGGTTCATTAGCAGTGCCTGGTAAAGGATTCTTTAGCTTTCCTACATTTTTAAGTTTAACATTGCCATGGATTTTTTTCTGTATTTCAAATCCACAAGTGAGCCAGCGGTTGTACATGCCAGCCTCTTTCTCAAGCATGCGAAGGATGCTCTTAGGGTTTCTCGTTTTTGGATTCATTTATACATTAGTTTCAATCATTTGGGGTTACGCAGCACTAATCAAGTTTCCTAACCTGGAAAATGCTGACCTTGCAACACCAACGCTATTGTCGTCTGATGTTGTTCCGCCTGTGTTAGCGCTGGTTGTCATGCTTGGGATAATGGCGGCAGCCATCTCGACAATTGATTCGATTATTTTAACGCTATCTTCATTGATTTCAAGGGATGTATACCGAAATGCAGCGAAACATGCAACAGACAAGCGCCAATTATTGGTTGGGAAAATCGTCATTCCAATCATCACAATACTGGCTTACCTATTTGCCCAGTTGCAGCTGGATCTAATTGCAGTTCTTTCCGTTTCTGCATCAGCAGGATTACTCGTCATCGTACCTGCCTATGTTGGCGTGTTTTTTTGGAAAAGAGGAACGGCTGCAGGCGTGCTTACAAGTGTTGTATTGAGCGGCTTATTAGTTGCCTTTCTCGAGTTAACGAAAATCAAGCCGTTTGGCTACGGTTCAGGCGTTTGGGGATTTCTTCTCTCAATTGTTCTATTTATCGCTGTTAGTGCTGTTACCTCAGCACCCACTGAAAAGGCGAATCACTTTATTCATGATCTAAATTCAGAACTTCGCAATAAAAAAAGGAAAACTGCACTTTCGAATCATGGGAAAATCGTTTAA